From a single Myxococcota bacterium genomic region:
- a CDS encoding TIGR00730 family Rossman fold protein: protein MTLDRHAKDTWTVFKILGEFVEGFETLRPFWPSVSIFGSARARRGSPYYAQAVEVSEALSKAGYGIITGGGPGIMEAANRGAQRGDGRSIGLNIRLPFEQEPNEYADTIINFNYFFARKVMFVKYACAFVGLPGGFGTLDEIFEALTLKQTGKIHEFPVILYGSEFWEGLITWLEDQPLKNRMISRRDLRLFHVTDDIEEVVEIIERNQRRRRKRRGRNGLRDTP from the coding sequence TTGACCCTGGACCGCCACGCGAAAGACACCTGGACCGTCTTCAAGATCCTCGGCGAGTTCGTCGAGGGCTTCGAGACCCTACGCCCTTTCTGGCCCTCGGTTTCGATCTTCGGAAGCGCCCGCGCGCGCCGCGGCTCGCCGTACTACGCGCAGGCCGTCGAGGTCTCCGAGGCGCTCTCGAAGGCCGGCTACGGGATCATCACCGGCGGCGGGCCCGGCATCATGGAGGCGGCCAACCGCGGCGCCCAGCGCGGCGACGGGCGCTCGATCGGCCTGAACATCCGGCTCCCCTTCGAGCAGGAGCCGAACGAGTACGCCGACACGATCATCAACTTCAACTACTTCTTCGCGCGGAAGGTGATGTTCGTGAAGTACGCCTGCGCGTTCGTCGGGCTGCCGGGGGGATTCGGCACCCTGGACGAGATCTTCGAGGCGCTCACGCTGAAGCAGACCGGGAAGATCCACGAGTTCCCGGTGATCCTCTACGGCTCCGAGTTCTGGGAAGGGCTGATCACCTGGCTCGAGGACCAGCCGCTGAAGAACCGCATGATCTCGCGCCGCGACCTGCGCCTGTTCCACGTCACCGACGACATCGAAGAAGTCGTCGAAATCATCGAGCGCAACCAGCGCCGCCGCCGCAAGCGACGCGGGCGCAACGGCCTCCGCGATACGCCCTAG
- a CDS encoding CPBP family glutamic-type intramembrane protease, producing MAEDAKKRSSGWGPYWYPMLAFLLLVEIGARAPEVLQPLFLTLKVAAPLGFFTYFWLRGAYPELRGARWGALAVADIVVGLVGAGLWMVPLVAWDSLRPEDAGFDRFQLGEAGVAVTLAIRGVGYFGVTPFVEELFVRSWLMRFVEVFDRKGDFRKVPIAKFGWRSFIVVMIYFVFSHVSWEWGIMFGWSLLTMLWFYYRKHLAPLVLVHAVTNGAIFFFVLLFDEQFTDSAGEAISLWFFL from the coding sequence GTGGCGGAAGACGCGAAGAAACGCAGCAGTGGCTGGGGGCCGTACTGGTACCCGATGCTGGCGTTCCTGCTGCTCGTCGAGATCGGCGCCCGGGCCCCGGAGGTCCTCCAGCCGCTCTTCCTGACGCTGAAGGTCGCGGCGCCGCTCGGGTTCTTCACGTATTTCTGGCTCCGCGGGGCGTACCCGGAGCTGCGCGGAGCCCGCTGGGGCGCTCTGGCGGTCGCAGACATCGTCGTCGGGCTGGTCGGCGCCGGGCTCTGGATGGTGCCCCTGGTGGCCTGGGACAGCCTCCGCCCCGAAGACGCGGGCTTCGATCGCTTCCAGCTGGGCGAGGCCGGCGTGGCCGTCACGCTGGCGATTCGGGGCGTCGGCTACTTCGGGGTCACGCCCTTCGTCGAGGAGCTCTTCGTCCGGAGCTGGCTGATGCGCTTCGTCGAGGTCTTCGACCGCAAGGGCGACTTCCGCAAGGTGCCGATCGCGAAGTTCGGCTGGCGCAGCTTCATCGTCGTCATGATCTACTTCGTCTTCAGCCACGTGAGCTGGGAGTGGGGGATCATGTTCGGCTGGTCACTGCTGACGATGCTCTGGTTCTACTACCGGAAACACCTGGCCCCGCTCGTGCTCGTGCACGCGGTCACCAACGGCGCGATCTTCTTCTTCGTCCTGCTCTTCGACGAGCAGTTCACCGACAGCGCCGGCGAGGCGATCTCGCTGTGGTTCTTCCTCTAG
- a CDS encoding sigma 54-interacting transcriptional regulator, with amino-acid sequence MTETAGRLDAVSHGAERATGRRRSDRIVGASRAIQDVVEKAVGAAASELPVHIHGPEGSGKEHTARAIHSWSTRAGGPFVVVSCVGVAEALLGRELFGCAASTYPNFPEAHDGALQRAAGGTVMIDHADALPGNLLQAFSKGLEDGRFEREGDGTPLALRARVILVSRAPLSPSPFRDLAHHTIEMPSLEERGDDILPLATHFLRLHAEDLKVQPVGFTTEARAALTAERWTGNVRELSERIGQALRLAGSGAISAEALMLSAQAEEVPSFKEAKRAFERRYVTSLLRRCDGNISRAARLAKKDRKDFYDVIRRTGVNPADFR; translated from the coding sequence ATGACGGAGACCGCAGGGCGACTCGACGCAGTGTCGCACGGCGCGGAGCGCGCCACCGGACGTCGACGCAGCGATCGCATCGTCGGCGCTTCGCGCGCCATCCAGGATGTCGTAGAGAAGGCGGTGGGCGCCGCCGCTTCCGAGCTGCCGGTGCACATCCACGGGCCCGAGGGGTCCGGCAAGGAACACACCGCGCGCGCCATCCACAGCTGGAGCACCCGTGCAGGGGGCCCGTTCGTGGTGGTGTCCTGTGTTGGCGTTGCCGAGGCGCTACTCGGACGCGAACTCTTCGGTTGCGCGGCCTCCACCTATCCGAACTTCCCCGAAGCTCACGACGGCGCGCTCCAGCGGGCCGCCGGGGGCACGGTGATGATCGACCACGCCGACGCCCTGCCCGGCAACCTGCTCCAGGCCTTCAGCAAGGGCCTCGAGGACGGCCGCTTCGAGCGCGAAGGCGACGGCACGCCGCTGGCGCTGCGGGCGCGCGTGATCCTGGTCTCGCGGGCTCCGCTCTCGCCCTCTCCCTTCCGCGATCTCGCGCACCACACCATCGAGATGCCGAGCCTGGAAGAACGCGGCGATGACATCCTGCCGTTGGCTACCCACTTCCTGCGTCTGCACGCAGAGGACCTGAAGGTCCAGCCGGTCGGCTTCACCACCGAGGCACGCGCCGCCCTGACGGCGGAGCGCTGGACCGGAAACGTCCGCGAGCTCTCCGAGCGCATCGGCCAGGCCCTGCGGCTGGCGGGCAGCGGCGCGATCTCGGCCGAAGCCTTGATGCTCTCGGCCCAGGCCGAGGAAGTGCCGTCGTTCAAGGAAGCGAAGCGCGCGTTCGAACGCCGCTACGTCACGAGCCTGCTGCGACGTTGCGATGGCAACATCAGCCGCGCCGCGCGCCTGGCGAAGAAGGACCGCAAGGACTTCTACGACGTGATCCGGCGTACGGGTGTGAACCCGGCCGACTTCCGCTGA
- a CDS encoding carbon-nitrogen hydrolase family protein — translation MDDALRVAVVQLTSTDVLSDNLAVAEGLVREAAAAGARFIALPEMFPFLRREGQTFPHAQDVEGEILGHVRDWARFHQVRIAAGSIAEVTDSERVYNTSVLVGPDGATEAVYRKIHLFDVDLGDAGGGTYQESKSIAPGDEVVVADTEIGGIGLSVCYDLRFPELYRTQAARGAQWLLVPSAFAPATGRDHWEVLLRARAIENQAFVLAAAQCGQHSPDRASYGRSLIVDPWGVILAQLADAPGIAVADCSRAHLARVRQKLPALAHRRL, via the coding sequence GTGGACGACGCGCTCCGCGTCGCGGTCGTCCAGCTCACCTCGACGGACGTTCTCTCGGACAACCTCGCGGTTGCCGAAGGTCTCGTGAGAGAGGCCGCCGCGGCAGGTGCCCGCTTCATCGCGCTGCCCGAGATGTTCCCTTTCCTGCGCCGCGAAGGGCAGACGTTTCCGCACGCGCAGGACGTCGAGGGCGAGATCCTGGGACACGTCCGCGACTGGGCGCGCTTCCACCAGGTGCGGATCGCCGCCGGGTCGATTGCCGAGGTCACGGACAGCGAACGCGTCTACAACACGAGCGTGTTGGTCGGCCCCGACGGCGCGACCGAGGCCGTCTACCGGAAGATCCACCTCTTCGACGTAGATCTGGGTGACGCGGGGGGCGGCACCTACCAGGAGTCGAAGAGCATCGCGCCCGGCGACGAGGTGGTGGTGGCCGACACCGAGATCGGCGGAATCGGATTGTCGGTCTGCTACGACCTGCGCTTCCCCGAGCTCTACCGCACCCAGGCCGCGCGCGGCGCCCAGTGGCTCTTGGTGCCGAGTGCCTTCGCACCCGCGACGGGCCGCGACCACTGGGAGGTGCTGTTGCGGGCGCGGGCGATCGAGAACCAGGCCTTCGTCCTGGCCGCGGCCCAGTGCGGACAGCACAGCCCGGATCGCGCCAGCTACGGTCGCTCGCTGATCGTGGACCCCTGGGGAGTGATCTTGGCCCAGCTCGCCGACGCTCCGGGGATCGCCGTGGCGGACTGCTCCCGGGCCCACCTCGCGCGGGTGCGCCAGAAGCTGCCCGCCCTCGCCCACCGGCGCCTCTAG
- a CDS encoding HDOD domain-containing protein: MTMDAGDRRVAPEVLAFLGKIETLPGLPAAVGETLRAIDSGAPLDAVADHVATDVGVAARILQIANSPLYRGGAPVEDLVEAVRRLGTGSVRELLLTISVVREFRDADGFDYEAFWQHSLTTAIAADRLLEAGRGRSCAGSPQLDRVFIAGLLHDIGVLVLVRQAGDRYRDVLEASEREGAPLYETERRHLGFSHGEVGEVVLRSWNLPDRVAQLARWHHHPRFAPPELREEAALIHLADWIAHRVDEGASCEGHLDRFDDAAWDLLSMQTEAIPEILATFEEAAKEGSLLFQEVAGGTA, from the coding sequence ATGACGATGGACGCCGGCGATCGAAGAGTCGCCCCGGAGGTCCTCGCGTTCCTGGGGAAGATCGAGACGCTTCCTGGGCTACCGGCGGCGGTCGGCGAGACCTTGCGCGCGATCGATTCCGGCGCACCGCTCGACGCCGTGGCCGACCACGTCGCGACCGATGTCGGCGTCGCCGCGCGGATCCTTCAGATTGCCAACAGTCCGTTGTACCGGGGCGGTGCGCCCGTCGAGGATCTCGTGGAGGCCGTGCGACGCCTCGGCACGGGCTCGGTCCGGGAACTCCTGCTGACGATCTCCGTGGTTCGGGAGTTCCGCGACGCGGACGGCTTCGACTACGAAGCGTTCTGGCAGCACTCCCTCACGACAGCGATCGCCGCCGATCGGCTGCTCGAGGCCGGGCGCGGCCGCAGCTGTGCGGGATCCCCACAGCTCGACCGAGTCTTCATCGCCGGGTTGCTCCACGACATCGGCGTCCTGGTGTTGGTTCGCCAAGCGGGGGATCGGTACCGCGACGTGCTCGAGGCGAGCGAGCGGGAGGGAGCACCACTCTACGAGACCGAGCGTCGACACCTCGGCTTCAGCCACGGAGAGGTCGGCGAGGTCGTCTTGCGGTCGTGGAATCTGCCCGATCGCGTGGCTCAGCTCGCGCGCTGGCACCACCACCCTCGGTTCGCCCCTCCCGAACTCCGGGAGGAGGCCGCGCTGATCCACCTGGCGGACTGGATCGCCCACCGCGTTGACGAGGGTGCCTCGTGCGAAGGTCACCTGGATCGCTTCGACGACGCGGCCTGGGACCTGTTGAGCATGCAGACCGAAGCGATCCCCGAGATCCTTGCCACGTTCGAAGAGGCCGCAAAGGAAGGCTCACTGCTCTTCCAGGAGGTGGCCGGAGGCACCGCATGA
- a CDS encoding FHA domain-containing protein: protein MAAKIVISNGESAGLEYEIVAEETLIGRNPTTDVTLLDENISREHALILFDSECDAYVVEDLQSTNGTKVNGKGIRSHELAPGDEIQIGHTKFSFQRD, encoded by the coding sequence ATGGCGGCAAAGATCGTGATCAGCAACGGCGAATCGGCAGGACTCGAGTACGAGATCGTGGCCGAAGAGACCCTGATCGGCCGGAATCCGACCACCGACGTGACGCTGCTCGACGAGAACATCTCGCGCGAGCACGCGTTGATCCTGTTCGACAGCGAATGCGACGCCTACGTCGTGGAAGACCTGCAGAGCACGAACGGCACGAAGGTCAACGGCAAGGGCATCCGCTCCCACGAGCTTGCGCCCGGTGACGAGATCCAGATCGGGCACACCAAGTTCTCGTTCCAGCGGGACTGA
- a CDS encoding polysaccharide biosynthesis/export family protein, which yields MRTNHPTRGALARVACLALLASFSVACSTTPKPAPSPGVNLPDYRVGAPDALVVNILPDPIITEQLIVRPDGKITVQLVGDVVASGRTTEQIAADIQQRISRFKRGAVVTVGLVNAQSSTITVLGEVAGPRTFPIGKQMRVAEALGAVGGVTRFASDDDIYVVRDGNPPQVFRIDMQAIRKGDLSTNIQVYGGDIIYAEPTAWAKVGYAVQALLFPFQPILNIARTVAGGAF from the coding sequence ATGCGAACGAATCACCCGACCCGAGGCGCCCTGGCGCGCGTGGCCTGTCTCGCGCTCTTGGCGAGCTTCTCCGTCGCCTGCAGCACGACGCCGAAGCCGGCGCCGTCCCCGGGCGTGAATCTTCCCGACTACCGCGTCGGCGCGCCCGACGCCCTGGTGGTCAACATCCTCCCCGACCCGATCATCACCGAGCAGCTGATCGTGCGGCCCGACGGCAAGATCACCGTGCAGCTCGTGGGTGACGTCGTCGCGAGCGGTCGCACCACCGAGCAGATCGCCGCCGACATCCAGCAGCGGATCTCGCGCTTCAAGCGCGGCGCGGTCGTCACCGTCGGGCTGGTCAACGCCCAGAGCTCCACCATCACGGTGCTCGGCGAAGTCGCAGGGCCGCGCACCTTCCCGATCGGCAAGCAGATGCGCGTGGCCGAGGCACTGGGCGCGGTCGGCGGTGTCACCCGCTTCGCGTCGGACGACGACATCTATGTGGTCCGCGACGGCAACCCGCCCCAGGTCTTCCGGATCGACATGCAGGCCATCCGCAAGGGCGACCTGAGCACGAACATCCAGGTCTACGGCGGCGACATCATCTACGCCGAGCCGACCGCGTGGGCGAAGGTGGGCTACGCCGTCCAGGCCTTGCTCTTCCCCTTCCAGCCGATCCTCAACATCGCGCGAACCGTCGCTGGCGGAGCCTTCTAG
- a CDS encoding chemotaxis protein CheX, which yields MSTPEHLATAFFEISESVFEAMASLRLTFDPARSESCEGLGGADVRVTLELSGPSSGLFVLAFSEKLARRLVAGMLEMSEAELDPEDVLDGARELANVVAGGAKACLEQQGHRYTLGVPTSVDSADAEIVWPDYAGRRIGGVVEGEPFEIAVWLSAEPSSPSA from the coding sequence ATGAGCACGCCGGAACACCTCGCCACCGCGTTTTTCGAGATCTCGGAGTCGGTCTTCGAGGCGATGGCCTCGCTGCGCCTGACCTTCGATCCAGCGCGTTCGGAGTCCTGCGAAGGGCTCGGCGGAGCGGACGTGCGCGTGACGCTGGAACTGAGCGGCCCCTCATCGGGACTCTTCGTGCTCGCCTTCTCCGAGAAGCTGGCCCGCCGCCTGGTGGCCGGGATGCTCGAGATGAGCGAGGCCGAGCTCGATCCCGAGGACGTGCTGGACGGTGCCCGAGAGCTCGCGAACGTCGTCGCCGGGGGTGCAAAGGCCTGTCTCGAGCAACAGGGACACCGCTACACCCTCGGCGTGCCGACGAGCGTGGATTCCGCAGACGCCGAGATCGTCTGGCCCGACTATGCGGGCCGGCGGATCGGGGGCGTGGTCGAGGGGGAGCCCTTCGAGATCGCGGTCTGGTTGAGCGCCGAGCCGTCGTCGCCTTCCGCGTAG